One stretch of Streptomyces sp. NBC_00443 DNA includes these proteins:
- a CDS encoding pectinesterase family protein, whose translation MSEQHSKARHRRGRKALAVGVPLALTAAGTLAYGTDLGLLGERAQHKASAATTATPAWATATADGFASVNSLGQDGTYGGRDGQIVTVKTQADLEKYATAAEPYVIVVAGTITMNPVGKEIKVQSDKTIVGAGTSGHIVGGGFFLGQGVHNVVIRNLTIRDAYQGIWNDKDHDFDAIQMDGAHHVWIDHNDLRHMADGLIDVRKDSTNVTVSWNKLSQNNKTFGIGWTENVVTDITIHHNWIRETEQRNPSTDNAAHAHLYNNFLEDVAGTDIKSSYGNYSRGRTAMVLENSYFQGMNNPVTKDSTATLVQRGNVFSGTSGRNESGGTAFDPKAYYSYTPNSAASVPSLLKSGAGPRSSIGTTGSAASTKAATTLTVAKDGSGQYSTVQAAVNAVPANNASRVVIAVKPGTYRGTVKVPSNKPHVTVQGTGGSRKDTVIVYSNAAGTPKPGGGTYGTGGSATVAVEADDFQARNLTISNDFDEKANQNLSGHQAVALRTAADRVFLDGVIVSGDQDTLLVDTAAKDKLGRVYMTHSYVVGNVDFIFGRASAVIDRSVITLKKRWDGTSGGYVTAPSTAADRKGILIANSTINGDVSDRSFYLGRNWHAGGDASLDPQTTVRNSTLSAAVRTTPWSDMGGFSWKDDRFAEYKNSGAGAGSASSERPQLTDAQAGGQEVADWLGDWTPTAS comes from the coding sequence ATGAGTGAGCAGCACAGCAAAGCGCGTCACCGCAGAGGCAGGAAGGCCCTCGCCGTCGGGGTCCCGCTGGCCCTGACCGCCGCCGGCACCCTCGCCTACGGCACCGACCTCGGCCTCCTCGGTGAACGCGCCCAGCACAAGGCCTCCGCCGCCACCACCGCCACCCCTGCCTGGGCCACCGCCACCGCCGACGGGTTCGCCTCCGTCAACTCCCTAGGACAGGACGGGACTTATGGCGGTCGGGACGGTCAGATCGTCACCGTGAAGACGCAGGCCGACTTGGAGAAGTACGCCACGGCCGCCGAGCCATACGTCATCGTCGTCGCCGGCACCATCACCATGAACCCGGTCGGGAAAGAGATCAAGGTTCAGTCGGACAAGACCATCGTCGGGGCCGGGACCTCCGGACATATCGTCGGCGGTGGGTTCTTCCTCGGCCAAGGGGTCCACAACGTCGTCATCCGGAACCTCACCATCCGGGACGCGTACCAGGGCATCTGGAACGACAAGGACCACGACTTCGACGCGATCCAGATGGACGGCGCCCACCACGTCTGGATCGACCACAACGACCTGCGGCACATGGCCGACGGGCTCATCGACGTCCGCAAGGACAGCACGAACGTGACCGTGTCCTGGAACAAGCTGAGCCAGAACAACAAGACCTTCGGCATCGGCTGGACCGAGAACGTCGTCACCGACATCACGATCCATCACAACTGGATCCGGGAGACGGAGCAGCGCAACCCCTCCACCGACAACGCCGCCCACGCGCACCTCTACAACAACTTCCTGGAGGACGTGGCGGGGACGGACATCAAGTCGTCGTACGGCAACTACTCGCGCGGCAGGACGGCGATGGTGCTGGAGAACTCCTACTTCCAGGGCATGAACAACCCCGTCACCAAGGACAGCACCGCGACGCTGGTCCAGCGCGGCAACGTCTTCTCGGGCACCAGCGGCCGTAACGAGAGCGGCGGTACCGCCTTCGACCCGAAGGCGTACTACTCGTACACGCCGAATTCGGCTGCGAGTGTGCCGTCACTCCTCAAGTCGGGTGCGGGACCGCGCAGTTCGATCGGTACGACCGGCAGCGCCGCGAGCACCAAGGCCGCCACCACCCTCACCGTCGCCAAGGACGGCAGCGGGCAGTACTCGACCGTGCAGGCAGCTGTGAACGCGGTACCGGCGAACAACGCGTCGCGGGTGGTCATCGCCGTCAAGCCGGGCACGTACCGGGGGACGGTGAAGGTCCCGTCCAACAAGCCGCACGTCACCGTCCAGGGCACCGGGGGCAGCCGCAAGGACACGGTGATCGTCTACAGCAACGCGGCCGGCACGCCGAAACCCGGCGGCGGCACCTACGGCACCGGCGGCAGCGCCACCGTCGCCGTCGAAGCCGATGACTTCCAGGCCCGCAATCTGACCATCTCCAACGACTTCGACGAGAAGGCGAACCAGAACCTGAGCGGCCATCAGGCCGTGGCGCTGCGCACCGCCGCCGACAGGGTGTTCCTCGACGGGGTCATCGTCAGCGGTGACCAGGACACCCTGCTCGTGGACACCGCGGCCAAGGACAAGCTGGGCCGCGTCTACATGACGCACTCCTACGTCGTCGGCAACGTCGACTTCATCTTCGGCCGCGCGAGCGCGGTGATCGACCGGTCCGTCATCACGCTGAAGAAGCGCTGGGACGGCACCTCGGGCGGCTATGTCACCGCACCCAGCACGGCCGCCGACCGCAAGGGCATCCTGATCGCCAACTCCACGATCAACGGTGACGTGTCCGACCGGTCCTTCTACCTCGGCCGCAACTGGCACGCCGGCGGTGACGCGTCCCTCGACCCGCAGACCACGGTCCGCAACAGCACGCTGAGCGCCGCCGTCAGAACCACCCCCTGGTCCGACATGGGCGGCTTCTCCTGGAAGGACGACCGCTTCGCCGAGTACAAGAACTCCGGCGCGGGCGCCGGTTCCGCAAGCTCCGAGCGGCCCCAGCTGACCGACGCCCAGGCCGGTGGGCAGGAGGTCGCCGACTGGCTGGGGGACTGGACACCCACGGCCTCCTGA
- a CDS encoding sensor histidine kinase — translation MNKVLRRFRSLPIRSRLAMLVAAAVAFAVAAVSVTCWFIVQGKLYDQVNADLEEMARRPGTVNALLQRCTQTPQESTQLFPGRNDYVQAIKEEGAPCVDPNSPGTVNVTSADKEVIKGANRSQGFFRNGTDEDGNAVRVLTVYLGVDQNDSQGVAVQLAAPLKSTQSTLNELALILLLVSGIGVIGAGAAGLAVARAGLRPVDKLTEAVEHVARTEDLNVRIPVEDDAEDEVARLSRSFNSMTSALASSHELQQQLIADAGHELRTPLTSLRTNIELLTRSEETGRPIPEADRKALLASVKAQMTELAALIGDLQELSRSEGQRGERVQVISLEDTVETALRRARLRGPELTITADLQPWYVRAEPAALERAVVNILDNAVKFSPEGGTVEVQLADGVLTVRDHGPGIPTDELPHVFDRFWRSPSARALPGSGLGLSIVARTVQQAGGQVTLAHAQGGGTVATVRLPGAPTAPPETP, via the coding sequence GTGAACAAGGTGCTACGCCGGTTCCGGTCCCTGCCGATCCGCTCGCGGCTGGCGATGCTGGTGGCGGCGGCGGTGGCGTTCGCGGTGGCGGCGGTTTCGGTGACGTGTTGGTTCATCGTGCAGGGGAAGCTGTACGACCAGGTCAACGCCGATCTGGAGGAGATGGCGCGAAGGCCCGGTACGGTCAACGCGCTCCTGCAGAGGTGCACGCAGACCCCGCAGGAGAGCACCCAACTGTTCCCCGGCCGGAACGACTACGTGCAGGCGATCAAGGAGGAGGGCGCGCCCTGCGTCGACCCGAACTCCCCGGGCACCGTCAACGTCACCTCAGCTGACAAGGAGGTGATCAAGGGCGCGAACAGGAGCCAGGGCTTCTTCCGCAACGGCACCGACGAGGACGGCAACGCCGTACGCGTGCTGACCGTGTACCTGGGCGTCGACCAGAACGACTCACAAGGGGTCGCCGTGCAACTCGCGGCCCCTCTCAAGAGCACCCAGTCCACCCTCAACGAACTCGCCCTCATCCTCCTCCTCGTCTCCGGCATCGGAGTCATCGGCGCCGGCGCCGCCGGCCTCGCCGTCGCCCGCGCGGGCCTCCGCCCCGTGGACAAGCTCACCGAGGCCGTCGAACACGTGGCCCGCACCGAGGACCTGAACGTCCGCATCCCGGTCGAGGACGACGCCGAGGACGAGGTGGCCCGGCTCTCCCGCTCCTTCAACTCCATGACGTCCGCCCTGGCCAGCTCCCACGAGCTCCAGCAGCAGCTCATCGCCGACGCCGGCCATGAACTGCGCACCCCCCTCACCTCCCTGCGCACCAACATCGAGCTGCTCACCCGCAGCGAGGAGACGGGCCGCCCGATCCCCGAGGCGGACCGCAAGGCACTGCTCGCCTCGGTGAAGGCTCAGATGACCGAACTCGCCGCCCTCATCGGGGACTTGCAGGAGCTGTCCCGCTCGGAGGGACAGCGGGGCGAGAGGGTCCAGGTGATCTCGCTGGAGGACACCGTCGAGACCGCTCTGCGCCGGGCACGGCTGCGCGGCCCGGAGCTGACGATCACCGCCGACCTCCAGCCCTGGTACGTACGGGCGGAACCGGCGGCACTGGAGCGCGCGGTGGTCAACATCCTCGACAACGCCGTGAAGTTCAGCCCCGAGGGCGGCACCGTCGAGGTGCAGCTCGCCGACGGCGTCCTCACCGTCCGCGACCACGGGCCCGGCATCCCCACCGACGAACTCCCCCACGTCTTCGACCGCTTCTGGCGTTCGCCGAGTGCACGCGCCCTGCCGGGCTCGGGCCTGGGCCTGTCGATCGTGGCGCGCACGGTGCAGCAGGCGGGCGGCCAGGTCACCCTGGCCCACGCGCAGGGCGGCGGCACGGTGGCGACCGTACGCCTGCCCGGCGCGCCGACGGCTCCTCCGGAGACGCCGTAG
- a CDS encoding response regulator transcription factor: MSPADGDRDPQRILIVDDEPAVREALQRSLAFEGYDTEVAVDGADALEKAAAYRPDLVVLDIQMPRMDGLTAARRIRGAGAPTPILMLTARDTVGDRVTGLDAGADDYLVKPFELDELFARVRALLRRSSYAAAAGAGAAEADEALTFADLRMDLATREVTRGGRPVELTRTEFTLLEMFMAHPRQVLTREQILKAVWGFDFEPSSNSLDVYVMYLRRKTEAGGEPRLVHTVRGVGYVLRQGGAE; the protein is encoded by the coding sequence ATGAGCCCCGCCGACGGCGACCGTGACCCCCAGCGCATCCTGATCGTCGACGACGAGCCTGCGGTGCGTGAAGCACTCCAGCGCAGCCTCGCCTTCGAGGGATACGACACGGAGGTCGCGGTCGACGGCGCGGACGCGCTGGAGAAGGCGGCCGCCTACCGGCCCGACCTGGTGGTCCTGGACATCCAGATGCCCCGCATGGACGGTCTGACCGCCGCCCGCCGCATCCGTGGCGCCGGCGCCCCGACGCCGATCCTGATGCTGACCGCCCGCGACACGGTCGGCGACCGCGTGACGGGCCTGGACGCCGGGGCCGACGACTACCTGGTCAAGCCGTTCGAACTGGACGAGCTGTTCGCCCGGGTCCGCGCGCTGCTGCGGCGAAGCTCGTACGCGGCGGCGGCCGGTGCGGGCGCGGCGGAGGCGGACGAGGCCCTGACCTTCGCCGACCTGCGCATGGACCTCGCGACGCGGGAGGTCACGCGGGGCGGGCGGCCGGTGGAGCTGACCCGTACGGAGTTCACGCTGCTGGAGATGTTCATGGCGCATCCGCGCCAGGTGCTGACCAGGGAGCAGATCCTGAAGGCGGTCTGGGGCTTCGACTTCGAGCCGTCGTCGAACTCGCTGGACGTGTACGTCATGTATCTGCGCCGCAAGACCGAGGCGGGCGGCGAACCGCGGCTCGTGCACACGGTGCGGGGTGTGGGGTATGTGCTGCGCCAGGGCGGCGCGGAGTGA
- a CDS encoding S1C family serine protease: MTESFRRSGDYENPYQGAQQQHASSPVNPEWPPPPAYRPSAEQAGGGAPTALLTEPVAQQPRSRRRPRGPVALLAAVAIVAAAIGGGTAYGIQELTGSDTVAAAGSTSTNVVPSSQKGTVSGVAKAVSPSIVEINAASNAGSSTGSGVIITSDGEIVTNNHVVAGASSVKVKTSDGKEYTAEVVGTDSSKDLALIKLQNASGLQAAALGDSSGVQVGDEVVAIGSPEGLTGTVTSGIVSALARDVTVSTDEGQQQQQQQGGGGGWPFEFGGQEFNGDTGSSTTTYKAIQTDASLNPGNSGGALIDMNGNIIGINSAMYSAAGSSSSNAGSVGLGFAIPINTVKSDLAKLRSGSQS, translated from the coding sequence ATGACCGAGAGCTTCCGCCGCAGCGGCGATTACGAGAACCCGTACCAGGGCGCCCAGCAGCAGCACGCCTCCTCCCCCGTGAACCCGGAGTGGCCGCCCCCGCCGGCGTACCGGCCGTCGGCGGAGCAGGCAGGCGGCGGAGCCCCCACCGCTCTCCTGACCGAGCCCGTCGCCCAGCAGCCGAGGTCCCGGCGCAGGCCCCGCGGCCCCGTCGCGCTCCTAGCCGCCGTCGCGATCGTCGCCGCGGCGATCGGTGGCGGCACGGCGTACGGCATACAGGAGCTGACCGGCAGCGACACCGTCGCCGCGGCCGGCTCCACCAGTACGAACGTGGTCCCGTCCAGCCAGAAGGGCACGGTCTCCGGGGTCGCCAAGGCGGTCAGCCCGAGCATCGTCGAGATCAACGCGGCCTCGAACGCCGGGTCGTCCACCGGCTCCGGCGTGATCATCACCAGTGACGGCGAGATCGTCACCAACAACCACGTCGTCGCCGGCGCCTCCTCGGTCAAGGTGAAGACCAGCGACGGCAAGGAGTACACCGCCGAGGTCGTCGGCACCGACAGCAGCAAGGACCTCGCGCTGATCAAGCTGCAGAACGCGTCTGGCCTGCAGGCGGCCGCCCTCGGCGACTCCTCCGGTGTCCAGGTCGGCGACGAGGTCGTGGCGATCGGCTCCCCCGAGGGTCTCACCGGCACGGTCACCAGCGGCATCGTGTCCGCGCTCGCCCGTGACGTGACCGTCTCGACGGACGAGGGCCAGCAGCAGCAACAGCAGCAGGGCGGCGGCGGCGGATGGCCGTTCGAGTTCGGCGGTCAGGAGTTCAACGGCGACACGGGTTCGTCGACGACGACGTACAAGGCGATCCAGACGGACGCGTCCCTGAACCCCGGCAACTCCGGCGGCGCGCTGATCGACATGAACGGCAACATCATCGGCATCAACTCCGCGATGTACTCGGCCGCCGGCTCGAGTTCGTCCAACGCGGGCAGCGTGGGCCTGGGCTTCGCCATCCCGATCAACACCGTCAAGTCCGACCTGGCGAAGCTGCGGTCGGGATCGCAGAGCTAG
- a CDS encoding LacI family DNA-binding transcriptional regulator, which translates to MAKVTRDDVARLAGTSTAVVSYVINNGPRPVAPATRERVLAAIKELGYRPDRVAQAMASRRTDLIGLIVPDARQPFFGEMAHAVEWAAAERGKMVLVGNSDYVGEREVHYLRAFLGMRVSGLILVSHALNDLAAAEIEAWDARVVLLHERPEAIDDVAVVTDDLGGAQLAVRHLIEHGNEYVACMGGTAETPAVGDPVSDHVEGWRRAMAEAKIPTEGRLFEAPYNRYDAYRIALDLLSGPQRPPAIFCSTDDQAIGVLRAARELRIDVPGELAVAGFDDIKEAALTDPPLTTIASDRSAMARAAVDLVLDDGLRVAGSRRERLKVFPSRLVVRRSCGCA; encoded by the coding sequence GTGGCCAAGGTGACTCGCGATGACGTCGCACGGCTGGCAGGTACCTCCACTGCCGTCGTCAGCTACGTCATCAACAACGGACCAAGGCCGGTCGCCCCGGCCACGCGCGAGCGTGTCCTCGCCGCGATCAAGGAACTGGGGTACCGGCCCGACCGGGTCGCCCAGGCCATGGCCTCGCGGCGCACGGACCTCATAGGCCTGATCGTTCCGGACGCCCGCCAGCCCTTCTTCGGGGAGATGGCGCACGCGGTCGAGTGGGCCGCCGCCGAGCGCGGAAAGATGGTGCTCGTCGGCAACTCCGACTACGTCGGCGAGCGCGAGGTCCACTATCTGCGCGCCTTCCTCGGCATGCGGGTCTCGGGGCTCATCCTCGTCTCGCACGCCCTGAACGACCTGGCAGCCGCCGAGATCGAGGCGTGGGACGCCCGGGTCGTCCTCCTCCACGAGCGGCCCGAGGCCATCGACGACGTCGCCGTCGTCACCGACGACCTGGGCGGCGCTCAGCTCGCCGTACGCCACCTCATCGAGCACGGCAACGAGTACGTCGCCTGTATGGGCGGCACCGCGGAGACCCCCGCCGTCGGCGACCCGGTCTCCGACCACGTCGAGGGCTGGCGGCGCGCGATGGCCGAGGCCAAGATCCCCACCGAGGGGCGGCTGTTCGAGGCGCCGTACAACCGCTACGACGCGTACCGCATAGCGCTCGACCTCCTCTCCGGGCCGCAGCGGCCGCCGGCGATCTTCTGCTCCACCGACGACCAGGCGATCGGCGTGCTGCGTGCGGCGCGGGAGTTGCGGATCGATGTGCCGGGGGAGCTGGCTGTCGCCGGGTTCGACGACATCAAGGAGGCGGCGTTGACGGATCCGCCGCTGACGACGATCGCGTCGGACAGGTCCGCCATGGCACGGGCTGCCGTGGATCTGGTCCTCGATGACGGGCTGCGGGTTGCCGGGTCGCGGCGGGAGCGGCTGAAGGTGTTTCCGTCGCGGCTTGTCGTCCGACGGTCGTGCGGGTGCGCCTGA
- a CDS encoding winged helix-turn-helix transcriptional regulator, which produces MSSLLLLTNALQPSTEVLPALGLLLHNVRVAPAEGPALVDTPGADVILIDGRRDLPQVRSLCQLLRSTGPGCPLVLVVTEGGLAAVTADWGIDDVLLDTAGPAEVEARLRLAMGRQQIVNDDSPMEIRNGDLSVDEATYSAKLKGRVLDLTFKEFELLKYLAQHPGRVFTRAQLLQEVWGYDYFGGTRTVDVHVRRLRAKLGPEHESLIGTVRNVGYRFVTPEKVDRAAEEAKAKADRAKSADGDEMTALDGAEVRAEA; this is translated from the coding sequence ATGAGTTCTCTGCTGCTCCTGACCAACGCCCTCCAGCCGTCGACGGAGGTGCTCCCCGCACTCGGCCTGCTGCTGCACAACGTGCGGGTGGCTCCCGCGGAAGGCCCGGCCCTCGTCGACACCCCCGGTGCCGACGTCATCCTGATCGACGGACGCCGCGACCTCCCGCAGGTCCGCAGCCTGTGCCAGCTCCTGCGCTCGACCGGGCCCGGCTGTCCGCTCGTCCTCGTCGTCACCGAGGGCGGCCTCGCCGCGGTCACCGCCGACTGGGGCATCGACGACGTCCTTCTCGACACCGCCGGCCCCGCCGAGGTCGAGGCGCGACTGCGGCTCGCGATGGGCCGCCAGCAGATCGTCAACGACGACTCCCCCATGGAGATCCGCAACGGCGACCTGTCGGTCGACGAGGCCACCTACAGCGCAAAGCTCAAGGGCCGGGTCCTCGACCTCACCTTCAAGGAGTTCGAGCTCCTGAAGTACCTCGCCCAGCACCCGGGCCGCGTCTTCACGCGCGCGCAGCTCCTCCAGGAGGTCTGGGGCTACGACTACTTCGGCGGCACCCGGACGGTCGACGTCCACGTACGACGCCTGCGCGCCAAGCTCGGACCCGAGCACGAGTCGCTCATCGGAACCGTCCGGAACGTCGGTTATCGATTCGTTACGCCCGAGAAGGTGGACCGCGCCGCCGAGGAAGCCAAGGCCAAGGCCGACCGGGCAAAATCGGCGGATGGGGACGAGATGACCGCCCTGGACGGCGCCGAGGTCCGTGCCGAAGCGTGA
- a CDS encoding alpha/beta hydrolase — protein sequence MGIGSAGHVARSTVRPNSETTRRTPMRTFLHTDDGVTIDSVYDPGAVVYDSSRQPAGDLVFVVAHGFTGDVDRPHVRRVAQALTRHAAVVTFSFRGHGASDGRSTVGDREVLDLAAAVRWARELGHTRVATIGFSMGGSVVLRHAALYGETGGDGRGGEELGRLGAHGGRGAHTDAVVSVSAPARWYYRGTPRMRRLHWLVTRPEGRLVGRYGFRTRIHHRDWSPVPMSPVEAVPRIAPTPLLIVHGELDGYFPLDHPRMLDQAAGDHGELWLEPGMGHAEHAASEELLARIGGWAAARGG from the coding sequence ATGGGCATTGGTTCGGCAGGTCATGTGGCACGATCTACGGTTCGTCCGAACTCTGAGACGACCAGACGTACACCTATGCGGACGTTTCTGCACACGGACGACGGCGTGACGATCGATTCCGTATACGACCCGGGTGCGGTCGTATACGACTCCTCCCGTCAACCTGCCGGTGACCTGGTGTTCGTCGTCGCCCACGGCTTCACGGGTGATGTGGACCGGCCGCATGTGCGACGAGTGGCGCAGGCCCTCACCCGGCACGCGGCCGTCGTCACCTTCTCCTTCCGCGGGCACGGCGCGTCGGACGGGCGGTCCACGGTGGGGGACCGCGAGGTGCTCGACCTGGCGGCCGCGGTGCGGTGGGCCCGCGAACTCGGGCACACACGCGTGGCGACCATCGGCTTCTCCATGGGCGGCTCGGTGGTGCTGCGACACGCGGCGCTGTACGGCGAGACGGGCGGGGACGGCCGGGGCGGCGAGGAGCTCGGGAGGCTCGGGGCGCACGGGGGCCGCGGCGCGCATACGGACGCGGTTGTCTCCGTGAGCGCGCCTGCGCGCTGGTACTACCGGGGTACGCCCCGCATGCGCCGCCTGCACTGGCTGGTGACCCGGCCCGAGGGGCGCCTGGTGGGCCGCTACGGATTCCGCACCCGGATCCACCACCGGGACTGGAGCCCCGTGCCGATGTCCCCGGTGGAGGCGGTCCCGAGGATCGCGCCGACGCCGTTGCTGATCGTGCACGGCGAGCTGGACGGCTACTTCCCTCTCGACCACCCCCGCATGCTGGACCAGGCGGCCGGTGACCACGGCGAACTCTGGCTGGAGCCGGGCATGGGCCATGCGGAGCACGCGGCCTCCGAGGAACTGCTGGCCCGGATCGGGGGCTGGGCCGCCGCACGGGGCGGCTAG
- a CDS encoding MoaD/ThiS family protein — MPKVTVRYWAAAKAAAGIAEEPFDAATLAEALDAARERHPGELVRVLQRCSFLVDGDPVGTREHETVRLADGGTVEVLPPFAGG, encoded by the coding sequence ATGCCAAAGGTCACGGTGCGCTACTGGGCCGCCGCGAAGGCCGCGGCCGGGATCGCCGAGGAGCCGTTCGACGCGGCCACCCTCGCCGAGGCACTCGACGCCGCACGCGAGCGACACCCCGGTGAACTCGTGCGCGTCCTGCAGCGATGCTCCTTCCTCGTCGACGGTGACCCCGTGGGCACCCGCGAACATGAGACGGTACGGCTGGCCGACGGCGGCACGGTCGAGGTGCTCCCGCCGTTCGCAGGAGGGTGA
- a CDS encoding LmeA family phospholipid-binding protein, producing MRALRILLIVVVILGGLFVLADRLAVGFAEDEAAGKLQASENLAAAPDVSIKGFPFLTQVASGSLDDVEVGIKDYEATAGTDGKTIRIDDLTANMKGVEFSGDYSSATATTASGTASITYAELLKTAKSEPTQVAPGVTANVVGLSDGGNGKIKVAVEATVLGTKLPNPVYVLSSVSAQGDTVRVKADTLPNFGGADIAEDRARAITDFEQKIDGLPGGIQLDSVQAAKDGVEITVKGSNVRLAG from the coding sequence ATGCGCGCCCTGCGGATACTGCTGATAGTCGTCGTGATCCTGGGCGGCCTCTTCGTGCTGGCGGACCGGCTGGCCGTCGGGTTCGCCGAGGATGAGGCGGCCGGGAAGCTCCAGGCGAGCGAGAACCTTGCCGCCGCCCCGGACGTGTCCATCAAGGGGTTCCCGTTCCTCACTCAGGTCGCGAGCGGCTCGTTGGACGACGTCGAGGTGGGGATCAAGGACTACGAGGCCACCGCCGGCACGGACGGCAAGACGATCCGGATCGACGACCTCACGGCGAACATGAAGGGCGTCGAGTTCTCCGGGGACTACAGCTCCGCCACCGCGACGACCGCCTCCGGCACCGCGTCCATCACCTACGCCGAGCTGCTGAAGACCGCCAAGTCCGAGCCCACCCAGGTCGCCCCCGGCGTCACCGCGAACGTCGTCGGCCTCTCCGACGGCGGCAACGGCAAGATCAAGGTCGCCGTCGAAGCCACCGTCCTCGGTACCAAGCTCCCCAACCCGGTCTACGTCCTCAGCTCGGTCTCCGCGCAGGGCGACACCGTGCGGGTGAAGGCCGACACGCTGCCCAACTTCGGCGGTGCCGACATCGCCGAGGACCGGGCCCGTGCGATCACCGACTTCGAGCAGAAGATCGACGGCCTCCCCGGCGGCATCCAGCTCGACAGCGTCCAGGCGGCGAAGGACGGCGTCGAGATCACGGTGAAGGGTTCGAACGTCCGCCTCGCCGGGTAG
- a CDS encoding Ms5788A family Cys-rich leader peptide, translating into MKRQADLTKRRAVDLCRVAAMLCRPF; encoded by the coding sequence ATGAAGCGACAGGCGGATCTCACGAAGCGGCGGGCAGTAGACCTCTGCCGCGTTGCCGCCATGCTCTGTCGCCCCTTCTGA
- a CDS encoding sulfurtransferase: MSRSDVLVDADWVQDNLDNADIAIVEVDEDTSAYEKNHIRNAIRIDWTADLQDPVRRDFIDQEGFEKLLSAKGIANDTLVILYGGNNNWFASYAYWYFKLYGHENVKLLDGGRKKWELDARELVEEVPQRPATDYKAKAQDTSIRAFRDDVVAAIGAQNLVDVRSPDEFSGKLLAPAHLPQEQSQRPGHVPSARNIPWSKNANDDGTFKSDDELKELYADEQVDLAKDTIAYCRIGERSALTWFVLHELLGVENVKNYDGSWTEYGSLVGVPIELGANK; encoded by the coding sequence ATGAGCCGCAGCGACGTCCTCGTCGACGCCGACTGGGTCCAGGACAACCTGGACAACGCCGACATCGCGATCGTGGAGGTGGACGAAGACACGTCCGCCTACGAGAAGAACCACATCAGGAACGCGATCCGCATCGACTGGACCGCAGATCTGCAGGACCCGGTCCGCCGCGACTTCATCGACCAGGAGGGCTTCGAGAAGCTCCTGTCGGCGAAGGGCATCGCCAACGACACCCTGGTGATCCTCTACGGCGGCAACAACAACTGGTTCGCGTCGTACGCCTACTGGTACTTCAAGCTCTACGGCCACGAGAACGTAAAGCTCCTCGACGGCGGCCGCAAGAAGTGGGAGCTGGACGCCCGCGAGCTGGTCGAGGAGGTTCCGCAGCGCCCGGCGACCGACTACAAGGCCAAGGCCCAGGACACCTCCATCCGCGCCTTCCGCGACGACGTGGTGGCGGCCATCGGTGCGCAGAACCTGGTCGACGTCCGTTCGCCCGACGAGTTCAGCGGCAAGCTGCTCGCGCCGGCCCACCTGCCGCAGGAGCAGTCGCAGCGTCCGGGCCACGTCCCGTCCGCGCGCAACATCCCGTGGTCGAAGAACGCCAACGACGACGGCACCTTCAAGTCGGACGACGAGCTCAAGGAGCTCTACGCCGACGAGCAGGTCGACCTGGCGAAGGACACCATCGCCTACTGCCGCATCGGTGAGCGCTCCGCGCTGACCTGGTTCGTCCTGCACGAGCTGCTCGGTGTGGAGAACGTCAAGAACTACGACGGCTCCTGGACCGAGTACGGCTCCCTCGTCGGCGTGCCGATCGAGCTCGGCGCCAACAAGTAA
- a CDS encoding DUF1416 domain-containing protein, translating to MCGAKAGGPDASTIKPGETTIQGQVTRDGEPVTGYVRLLDSTGEFTAEVPTSATGQFRFYAAEGTWTVRALVPGATADRTVVAQQGGLAEIAIAV from the coding sequence ATGTGTGGAGCGAAGGCTGGCGGCCCCGACGCCTCGACGATCAAGCCCGGTGAGACCACGATCCAGGGTCAGGTGACCCGCGACGGCGAGCCGGTGACGGGCTACGTCCGTCTGCTGGACTCGACCGGCGAGTTCACCGCGGAGGTCCCCACCTCCGCCACGGGCCAGTTCCGCTTCTACGCGGCCGAGGGCACCTGGACCGTGCGCGCACTCGTCCCCGGCGCCACCGCCGACCGTACGGTCGTCGCCCAGCAGGGCGGCCTGGCGGAGATCGCGATCGCGGTCTGA
- a CDS encoding DUF3099 domain-containing protein yields the protein MYARRRHWYFAMMGICITLFVLAWAVVRLWSVPVAVGMCVVAMVIPPLAAMVANRRGPEDRWWDDPSGDPQSDEWWDELDGKKRPRQ from the coding sequence ATGTACGCGCGGCGACGTCATTGGTACTTCGCCATGATGGGGATCTGCATCACGCTCTTCGTCCTGGCCTGGGCCGTCGTGCGCCTCTGGTCGGTCCCGGTGGCCGTGGGCATGTGCGTGGTCGCGATGGTCATCCCGCCGCTCGCCGCCATGGTCGCCAACCGCCGCGGCCCGGAGGACCGCTGGTGGGACGATCCGTCCGGCGACCCCCAGTCCGACGAGTGGTGGGACGAACTCGACGGAAAGAAGCGGCCGCGCCAGTGA